One Streptomyces sp. NBC_01217 genomic region harbors:
- a CDS encoding ketoacyl-ACP synthase III, which translates to MSKIKPSKGAPYARIMGVGGYRPTRVVPNEVILETIDSSDEWIRSRSGIATRHWASEEETVAAMSVEAAGKAIADAGITPEQIGAVVVSTVSHFKQTPAIATEIAHKVGAGKPAAFDISAGCAGFGYGLTLAKGMIVEGSAEYVLVIGVERLSDLTDKEDRATAFLFGDGAGAVVVGPSKVPAIGPTVWGSEGDKSDTIKQTVAWDEFHAERPEKFPAITQEGQAVFRWAVFEMAKVAQQALDAAGIAPEDLDVFIPHQANMRIIDSMVKTLKLPENVTVARDVETTGNTSAASIPLAMERLLATGQAKSGDTALVIGFGAGLVYAATVVTLP; encoded by the coding sequence ATGTCGAAGATCAAGCCCAGCAAGGGCGCCCCGTACGCACGCATCATGGGTGTCGGCGGCTACCGTCCGACCCGTGTCGTGCCCAACGAGGTGATCCTCGAGACGATCGACTCGTCCGACGAGTGGATCCGCTCGCGCTCCGGCATCGCCACCCGCCACTGGGCCTCCGAGGAGGAGACCGTGGCCGCGATGTCCGTCGAGGCGGCCGGAAAGGCCATCGCGGATGCCGGGATCACTCCCGAACAGATCGGCGCCGTGGTCGTCTCCACCGTCTCGCACTTCAAGCAGACCCCGGCCATCGCGACCGAGATCGCCCACAAGGTCGGCGCGGGCAAGCCCGCCGCCTTCGACATCTCGGCCGGCTGCGCGGGCTTCGGCTACGGGCTGACCCTCGCCAAGGGCATGATCGTCGAGGGTTCGGCGGAGTACGTTCTCGTCATCGGCGTGGAGCGGCTCAGCGACCTCACCGACAAGGAGGACCGCGCGACGGCCTTCCTCTTCGGCGACGGCGCCGGCGCGGTCGTCGTCGGCCCCTCCAAGGTGCCCGCCATAGGCCCCACCGTCTGGGGCTCCGAGGGCGACAAGTCCGACACGATCAAGCAGACCGTGGCGTGGGACGAGTTCCACGCCGAGCGCCCGGAGAAGTTCCCGGCCATCACGCAGGAGGGCCAGGCGGTCTTCCGCTGGGCCGTCTTCGAGATGGCGAAGGTCGCCCAGCAGGCGCTGGACGCGGCCGGGATCGCCCCGGAAGACCTGGACGTCTTCATTCCGCACCAGGCCAACATGCGGATCATCGACTCGATGGTGAAGACCCTGAAGCTGCCGGAGAACGTCACGGTCGCCCGTGACGTCGAAACCACCGGCAACACCTCCGCCGCCTCGATCCCGCTCGCTATGGAGCGGCTTCTGGCGACCGGTCAGGCGAAGAGCGGCGACACCGCGCTCGTCATCGGCTTCGGGGCGGGTCTCGTCTACGCCGCGACGGTCGTTACTCTCCCCTAG
- a CDS encoding pirin family protein, giving the protein MISVHRAEDRFLGGDEAAGILSRHAFSFGSFYDPDNLRFGAVLACNFEHLAPGAGFDEHPHSHTEIVTWVVEGELTHRDSAGHATVVRPGDLQHLSAAAGVRHIERNDGDAPLTFIQMWLAPLEPGGEPSYTIVPGIADATPYALPEAGAMLHVRRLAPAERTAVPDAARAYIHVVTGGVRLGNEELGPGDSVRITGEEGLELVAQDTAEVLIWELSA; this is encoded by the coding sequence GTGATTTCCGTACACCGCGCCGAAGACCGCTTCCTCGGCGGGGACGAGGCCGCAGGCATCCTGTCCCGGCACGCCTTCTCCTTCGGCAGCTTCTACGACCCGGACAATCTGCGCTTCGGCGCGGTCCTGGCATGCAACTTTGAACACCTCGCGCCCGGCGCGGGCTTCGACGAGCACCCGCACAGCCATACGGAGATCGTCACCTGGGTCGTCGAGGGCGAGCTGACCCACCGTGATTCGGCCGGCCACGCCACGGTCGTACGGCCCGGGGACCTCCAGCACCTCAGCGCCGCCGCCGGAGTACGCCACATCGAGCGCAACGACGGGGACGCCCCGCTGACCTTCATCCAGATGTGGCTGGCCCCGCTCGAACCGGGCGGCGAACCCTCGTACACGATCGTTCCCGGCATAGCCGACGCCACCCCGTACGCCCTCCCGGAAGCGGGCGCGATGCTGCACGTACGCAGACTGGCCCCCGCGGAACGCACGGCGGTCCCGGACGCGGCACGGGCGTACATCCACGTGGTGACCGGGGGCGTACGGCTCGGCAACGAGGAACTGGGGCCGGGCGACTCGGTCCGGATCACCGGCGAGGAGGGCCTTGAACTGGTGGCGCAGGACACGGCCGAGGTGCTGATCTGGGAGCTGTCGGCCTGA
- a CDS encoding DUF397 domain-containing protein yields MGTSHDLAEAQWRKSSYSGTSGGDCVEVVDGLPCAVPVRDSKNPGGPVLMVGADAWRTFVDGLR; encoded by the coding sequence ATGGGGACCAGCCATGACCTGGCCGAAGCACAGTGGCGCAAGTCCAGTTACAGCGGAACCAGCGGCGGCGACTGCGTCGAGGTCGTCGACGGTCTCCCCTGCGCCGTCCCCGTCCGCGACAGCAAGAACCCCGGCGGCCCCGTCCTGATGGTCGGAGCCGACGCCTGGCGCACCTTCGTGGACGGGCTCCGGTAG
- a CDS encoding SGNH/GDSL hydrolase family protein — MQDRSARHRSRIAAAALAAVSLLGTAALTGCDSGRDGTTKGAAAEQRRPPAKRGPVWDRSPKSVAAVGDSITRGFDACSVLADCPEVSWATGTDSRVRSLAVRLLGKSGAAARSWNHAETGARIAQLPEQMALAAKEKPELVTVMIGANDACRDTARFMTPVADFRASFEASMRQLRSGAPKAQVYVSSVPDLKRLWSTGRGNELGKQIWKLGICQSMLGDADDMSARAVARRASVQERVVAYNDALREVCAKDLRCRYDGDAVFDYAFTGKQLSQWDWFHPGRNGQARLAEIAYRNVTSARPPA; from the coding sequence ATGCAGGATCGTTCCGCCCGCCATCGTTCGCGTATCGCGGCCGCTGCCCTGGCGGCGGTCTCGTTGCTCGGCACGGCCGCTCTGACCGGCTGCGACTCCGGCCGGGACGGGACGACGAAGGGCGCGGCGGCCGAGCAGCGGCGGCCGCCCGCCAAGCGGGGCCCCGTGTGGGACCGCAGTCCGAAGTCGGTGGCCGCCGTCGGCGACTCCATCACCCGCGGTTTCGATGCCTGTTCGGTGCTGGCGGACTGCCCGGAGGTGTCCTGGGCGACCGGTACGGACAGCAGGGTGCGCAGCCTCGCCGTGCGACTGCTCGGGAAGTCGGGGGCTGCCGCGCGCAGCTGGAACCACGCCGAGACGGGCGCCAGGATCGCGCAGTTGCCGGAGCAGATGGCGCTGGCCGCGAAGGAGAAGCCGGAGCTGGTGACGGTGATGATCGGCGCCAATGACGCCTGCCGGGACACGGCGCGCTTCATGACGCCGGTGGCGGACTTCCGGGCGTCGTTCGAGGCGTCGATGCGTCAGTTGCGGTCCGGGGCACCGAAGGCGCAGGTGTACGTGTCGAGCGTGCCGGATCTCAAGCGGCTCTGGTCGACGGGGCGCGGCAACGAGCTGGGCAAGCAGATCTGGAAGCTGGGGATCTGTCAGTCGATGCTGGGTGACGCGGACGACATGAGCGCACGCGCCGTGGCCCGGCGCGCCTCGGTGCAGGAGCGGGTCGTGGCGTACAACGACGCGCTGCGGGAGGTCTGCGCGAAGGATCTGCGCTGCCGTTACGACGGCGACGCGGTCTTCGACTACGCGTTCACCGGCAAGCAGCTCAGCCAGTGGGACTGGTTCCACCCGGGGCGGAACGGGCAGGCGCGGCTGGCGGAGATCGCCTACCGCAATGTCACTTCGGCCAGGCCTCCGGCGTAG
- a CDS encoding acyl carrier protein, whose product MAATQEEIVTGLAEIVNEIAGIPVEDVQLDKSFTDDLDVDSLSMVEVVVAAEERFDVKIPDEDVKNLKTVGDAASYILKHQA is encoded by the coding sequence ATGGCCGCCACTCAGGAAGAGATCGTGACCGGTCTCGCCGAGATCGTCAACGAGATCGCCGGTATCCCGGTCGAGGACGTCCAGCTGGACAAGTCCTTCACCGACGACCTGGACGTCGACTCGCTGTCCATGGTCGAGGTCGTCGTCGCCGCCGAGGAGCGCTTCGACGTCAAGATCCCCGACGAGGACGTCAAGAACCTCAAGACGGTTGGCGACGCCGCCAGCTACATCCTCAAGCACCAGGCCTGA
- a CDS encoding ACP S-malonyltransferase, which yields MLVLVAPGQGAQTPGFLTPWLDLPGAADRIAAWSDAIGLDLAHYGTEADAEEIRDTAVAQPLLVAAGLLSAAALNASPDIVAGHSVGEITAAALAGVIEDEAALRLVRTRGLAMADAAAVTETGMAALLGGDPEVTVPHLRKLGLTPANVNGGGQIVAAGTAAQIAALTEDKPEGVRRVVPLKVAGAFHTHHMAPAVDRLREAALELKISDPTVTYVSNADGATVTIGDDVISRLVGQVANPVRWDLCMETFKKLGVTALIEACPGGTLTGLAKRALPGVQTLALKTPDDLDAARALITEHAGA from the coding sequence GTGCTCGTACTCGTCGCTCCCGGCCAAGGCGCTCAGACGCCCGGCTTCCTGACTCCCTGGCTCGACCTCCCCGGTGCCGCCGACCGCATCGCGGCCTGGTCCGACGCCATCGGACTCGACCTCGCCCACTACGGGACCGAGGCCGACGCGGAGGAGATCCGTGACACCGCGGTGGCGCAGCCCCTGCTGGTCGCCGCCGGTCTGCTGTCCGCCGCCGCGCTCAACGCGTCGCCCGACATCGTCGCAGGTCACAGCGTGGGTGAGATCACCGCAGCCGCCCTCGCCGGAGTCATCGAAGACGAGGCCGCACTCCGTCTCGTACGGACCCGTGGGCTCGCCATGGCCGACGCCGCGGCGGTCACCGAGACCGGCATGGCGGCGCTGCTCGGCGGCGACCCCGAGGTGACGGTCCCGCACCTGCGGAAGCTCGGGCTGACCCCGGCGAACGTGAACGGGGGCGGCCAGATCGTCGCCGCCGGCACCGCCGCGCAGATCGCCGCGCTGACCGAGGACAAGCCCGAGGGCGTGCGCCGTGTGGTGCCCCTCAAGGTCGCCGGTGCCTTCCACACGCACCACATGGCGCCCGCGGTCGACCGGCTGCGCGAGGCCGCCCTGGAGCTGAAGATCAGCGACCCGACCGTGACATATGTCTCCAACGCCGACGGAGCCACGGTCACCATCGGCGACGACGTCATCTCGCGGCTGGTCGGCCAGGTGGCCAACCCGGTCCGCTGGGACCTGTGCATGGAGACCTTCAAGAAGCTGGGCGTCACGGCTCTCATCGAGGCGTGCCCCGGTGGCACCCTCACGGGTCTCGCCAAGCGCGCGCTGCCCGGTGTGCAGACCCTCGCGCTCAAGACCCCCGACGACCTCGACGCAGCCCGCGCGCTCATCACCGAGCACGCGGGCGCCTAA
- a CDS encoding DUF3145 domain-containing protein gives MTTRGVLYVHSAPRALCPHVEWAVAGVLGVRVQLDWIRQPAAPGTWRSEFSWQARPGTASKLASALRGWDLLRFEVTAEPSPTSEGERYSSTPGLGIFHAVTGMHGDILVPEDRLRAALARSVRGETDLEAEIAKLLGKPWDDELESFRHAGEGAPVRWLHQVV, from the coding sequence GTGACGACACGTGGAGTTCTGTACGTTCACTCCGCACCGCGCGCGCTCTGCCCCCATGTCGAATGGGCGGTGGCGGGTGTCCTCGGTGTGCGGGTACAACTGGACTGGATCAGACAGCCTGCCGCGCCGGGCACCTGGCGCTCCGAGTTCTCCTGGCAGGCCCGGCCCGGCACGGCGTCGAAGCTGGCCTCCGCGCTGCGGGGCTGGGATCTGCTGCGCTTCGAGGTGACGGCGGAGCCGAGTCCCACGTCGGAGGGCGAGCGCTACAGCTCCACGCCCGGGCTGGGCATCTTCCACGCGGTCACCGGCATGCACGGCGACATCCTGGTGCCCGAGGACCGGCTGCGGGCGGCGCTGGCGCGGTCGGTGCGGGGCGAGACCGACCTGGAGGCCGAGATCGCCAAGCTGCTCGGCAAGCCGTGGGACGACGAGTTGGAGTCCTTCCGCCACGCGGGGGAGGGCGCGCCGGTGCGGTGGCTGCACCAGGTGGTGTGA
- a CDS encoding helix-turn-helix domain-containing protein, with the protein MANIHTLDPSASPLDYYGWELRRQREAHSLKQGQLGDIIFCTGSLIGQIETTKKIPTRDFSERVDAALGTDGVFSRLVGLVLRSQLPTWFQPYADMEARATYISTYQAQLVYGLLQTEEYARALLGVDHPSKVDEMVAARLDRQRILKRENPPALWVVLSEAALHQEVGGRVVMHAQLTRLLDFRDDPWVHIQVLPFSVGQHTGMMGSFNLLRFDDDPDLFYVESYDQGHMTANPQVIKERSVGYARLQATALSPEDSATLIARVMEERYGDQP; encoded by the coding sequence GTGGCCAACATCCACACGCTCGACCCGAGCGCTTCCCCGCTGGACTACTACGGCTGGGAGCTGCGCCGCCAGAGAGAAGCCCACAGCCTCAAGCAGGGCCAGCTCGGCGACATCATCTTCTGCACCGGCTCCCTGATCGGCCAGATCGAGACCACGAAGAAGATCCCCACCCGCGACTTCTCCGAGCGAGTGGACGCCGCACTCGGCACGGACGGAGTGTTCTCGCGCCTGGTCGGCCTCGTCCTGCGCAGCCAACTGCCCACCTGGTTCCAGCCGTACGCGGACATGGAGGCGCGTGCGACGTACATCTCCACGTACCAGGCGCAGTTGGTGTACGGGCTCCTCCAGACAGAGGAGTACGCGCGGGCGCTGCTCGGTGTCGATCACCCGAGCAAAGTTGACGAGATGGTGGCGGCCCGTCTGGACCGCCAGCGGATACTGAAGCGCGAGAATCCGCCCGCCTTGTGGGTCGTCCTGAGCGAGGCCGCATTGCACCAGGAGGTTGGCGGCCGCGTCGTCATGCACGCGCAACTGACACGCCTGTTGGACTTCCGCGACGACCCCTGGGTGCATATCCAGGTGCTTCCGTTCTCCGTCGGCCAGCACACGGGAATGATGGGGTCGTTCAACCTTCTCCGGTTCGATGACGACCCCGATCTCTTCTACGTGGAGAGCTACGACCAGGGCCACATGACCGCCAATCCCCAGGTGATCAAGGAGCGTTCGGTCGGCTACGCTCGTTTACAAGCCACTGCCCTCTCCCCCGAGGACTCGGCGACACTGATCGCTCGTGTGATGGAGGAACGCTATGGGGACCAGCCATGA
- the fabF gene encoding beta-ketoacyl-ACP synthase II, with protein sequence MNSTNRTVVVTGIGATTPLGGDSASTWEGLMAGRSGVKPLEGERFAELPVRIAALAAVDPGDVLPRPLARKLDRSAQFALIAAREAWADAGFTGKAGEDDTIQPERLGTVIASGIGGVITLLDQYDVLKEKGVRRVSPHTVPMLMPNGPAANVGLEVNAQAGVHTPVSACASGAEAIGYAVEMIRTGRADVVLAGGTEAAIHPLPIAAFANMMAMSKNNDEPEKASRPYDTGRDGFVLGEGAGVVVLESAEHAAARGAKIYCEVLGQGLSADAHHIAQPEPTGRGIAAAMQNLLDQTDLKPSEVVHLNAHATSTPQGDVAELKALRKVLGDDLDHVAISATKSMTGHLLGGAGGIETVMTVLALHHRMAPPTINVENLDDAVEADIVRDEPRPLPEGSIAAINNSFGFGGHNVVLAFRSV encoded by the coding sequence GTGAACTCGACCAATCGCACCGTGGTCGTCACCGGTATCGGCGCAACCACTCCGCTGGGTGGCGACTCGGCGTCGACCTGGGAAGGTCTGATGGCCGGTCGTTCCGGCGTCAAGCCTCTCGAGGGCGAACGTTTCGCCGAACTGCCCGTCCGGATCGCCGCCCTCGCGGCCGTCGACCCGGGCGACGTCCTGCCCCGTCCGCTCGCCCGCAAGCTGGACCGCTCGGCGCAGTTCGCGCTGATCGCGGCCCGCGAGGCGTGGGCGGACGCCGGCTTCACCGGCAAGGCCGGTGAGGACGACACGATCCAGCCCGAGCGGCTGGGTACGGTCATCGCCTCCGGTATCGGTGGCGTGATCACCCTGCTCGACCAGTACGACGTGCTGAAGGAGAAGGGCGTACGCCGCGTCTCCCCGCACACCGTGCCCATGCTCATGCCCAACGGCCCGGCCGCCAACGTCGGCCTGGAGGTCAACGCCCAGGCCGGTGTGCACACTCCGGTCTCCGCCTGCGCCTCGGGCGCGGAGGCGATCGGGTACGCCGTCGAGATGATCCGCACCGGCCGTGCCGATGTGGTTCTCGCCGGTGGCACCGAGGCGGCCATCCACCCGCTGCCGATCGCCGCGTTCGCCAACATGATGGCGATGTCCAAGAACAACGACGAGCCCGAGAAGGCCTCGCGTCCGTACGACACGGGCCGTGACGGCTTCGTCCTCGGCGAGGGCGCCGGCGTCGTCGTCCTGGAGTCCGCGGAGCACGCCGCCGCGCGGGGCGCCAAGATCTACTGCGAGGTGCTGGGCCAGGGGCTGTCCGCGGACGCCCACCACATCGCGCAGCCCGAGCCGACCGGTCGCGGCATCGCCGCCGCGATGCAGAACCTGCTGGACCAGACGGACCTCAAGCCGTCGGAGGTCGTGCACCTCAACGCGCACGCCACGTCGACGCCGCAGGGCGATGTCGCGGAACTGAAGGCGCTGCGCAAGGTGCTGGGCGACGACCTCGACCATGTCGCGATCTCCGCGACGAAGTCGATGACCGGTCATCTCCTCGGTGGCGCGGGCGGCATCGAGACCGTCATGACGGTCCTGGCGCTGCACCACCGGATGGCTCCGCCCACGATCAACGTGGAGAACCTCGACGACGCGGTGGAGGCGGACATCGTGCGCGATGAGCCGCGGCCGCTGCCGGAGGGGTCGATCGCCGCGATCAACAACTCGTTCGGGTTCGGTGGGCACAACGTGGTTCTGGCGTTCCGCAGCGTCTGA
- a CDS encoding PucR family transcriptional regulator produces MPRPDPEQPAANAAHLHAATLKRLEQSSGRLAANAIARMDESLPWYRAMPPENRSWIGLVAQAGIAAFTEWFRHPETPQAISTDVFGTAPRELTRAITLRQTVEMVRTTIEVMEAAIEEVAAPGDESVLREALLVYAREIAFATAQVYAQAAEARGAWDARLESLVVNAVLSGEADEGAVSRAAALGWNSPEHVCVLLGTAPDGDSELTVEAIRRAARHAKLQVLTGVLGNRLVVIAGGSDNPLHVAKALIGPYAAGPVVAGPVVPDLLAATRSAQAAAAGLRACGAWQDAPRPVLADDLLPERAMAGDPAARDQLVEEIYRPLEEAGSALLETLSVYLEQASSLEGAARMLFVHPNTVRYRLRRVTDVTGWSPSDVRSAFTLRIALILGRLAARDPQS; encoded by the coding sequence GTGCCCCGACCCGATCCTGAGCAGCCCGCTGCGAACGCCGCCCACCTGCATGCCGCGACCCTGAAAAGGCTGGAGCAGTCCTCCGGCCGGCTGGCCGCCAATGCGATCGCCCGCATGGACGAGTCACTGCCGTGGTACCGGGCGATGCCACCGGAGAACCGTTCCTGGATCGGCCTGGTGGCCCAGGCCGGGATCGCGGCGTTCACCGAGTGGTTCCGGCATCCGGAGACCCCGCAGGCCATCTCGACCGATGTGTTCGGCACGGCCCCGCGCGAGCTGACCCGGGCGATCACCCTGCGGCAGACCGTCGAGATGGTGCGTACGACGATCGAGGTCATGGAGGCCGCGATCGAGGAGGTCGCCGCGCCCGGCGACGAGTCGGTGCTGCGTGAGGCGCTGCTCGTCTACGCGCGTGAGATCGCCTTCGCCACTGCCCAGGTGTACGCGCAGGCCGCCGAGGCCCGCGGCGCCTGGGACGCCCGGCTGGAATCGCTCGTGGTGAACGCGGTGCTGTCCGGCGAGGCCGACGAGGGCGCCGTGTCCCGGGCCGCGGCGCTCGGCTGGAACTCCCCCGAGCATGTCTGCGTACTGCTGGGTACGGCCCCGGACGGTGACAGCGAGCTGACCGTGGAGGCGATCCGGCGGGCCGCCCGGCACGCGAAGCTCCAGGTCCTGACCGGGGTGCTCGGCAACCGCCTCGTAGTCATCGCGGGCGGCAGCGACAACCCGCTGCATGTCGCGAAGGCGCTGATCGGCCCGTACGCGGCCGGTCCCGTCGTCGCCGGGCCCGTGGTGCCCGACCTGCTGGCGGCCACCCGGTCCGCGCAGGCCGCGGCCGCCGGGCTCAGGGCGTGCGGTGCCTGGCAGGACGCCCCGCGGCCGGTGCTGGCCGATGATCTGCTGCCGGAGCGCGCGATGGCGGGAGACCCTGCCGCACGGGACCAATTGGTGGAGGAGATCTACAGACCGCTGGAGGAGGCGGGGTCCGCACTCCTGGAGACGCTGAGCGTGTATCTGGAGCAGGCGAGCAGCCTGGAGGGTGCGGCCAGGATGTTGTTCGTCCACCCCAACACCGTGCGCTACCGGCTACGACGTGTGACTGACGTCACCGGATGGTCACCGTCCGATGTCCGCTCTGCGTTCACGCTCCGAATCGCCCTGATCCTGGGGCGCTTGGCTGCGAGAGATCCCCAGTCCTAG
- a CDS encoding aldose epimerase family protein — protein sequence MDTGSSTVTRAEEFGTLADGTVVHRWTLERDGTRVRVLTYGGIVQSVEVPGRDGVRAGVALGLPDLAGYETYRGPYFGALVGRYANRIGGACFELDGHTHRVTRNEGRNHVHGGALGFDKRVWRARAVPDGVELSLVSEDGEEGFPGRLTVSATYTLDGGGALRIAYRATTDAPTVLNLTNHTYWNLAGDDSGSALGQVLRISAGRITPADAESLPTGEFLPVDGTRFDFREPKPVGAGYDHNFVLDGAGPGPVAELYDAASGRVLTVSTTEPGMQLYTADHFDGWPFGPCAGIALETQHFPDSPNRPEFPSTVLRPGEEYVSTTVYGFAVR from the coding sequence ATGGACACAGGTTCGAGCACGGTGACGCGTGCGGAAGAGTTCGGCACCCTCGCGGACGGCACCGTCGTGCACCGCTGGACGCTGGAGCGGGACGGTACGCGGGTGCGTGTCCTGACGTACGGCGGCATCGTGCAGTCGGTCGAGGTGCCCGGCAGGGACGGGGTGCGGGCGGGCGTCGCGCTCGGGCTGCCGGATCTCGCGGGGTACGAGACGTACCGCGGTCCGTATTTCGGCGCGCTGGTCGGGCGGTACGCGAACCGGATCGGCGGTGCCTGTTTCGAACTGGACGGGCACACACACCGGGTGACGCGCAACGAGGGGCGCAATCATGTGCACGGCGGGGCCCTGGGCTTCGACAAGCGCGTGTGGCGGGCGCGGGCGGTGCCGGACGGCGTAGAGCTGTCCCTGGTCTCCGAGGACGGCGAGGAGGGCTTCCCGGGGCGCCTGACGGTGTCGGCGACGTACACCCTGGACGGGGGCGGGGCGCTGCGGATCGCGTACCGGGCGACGACGGACGCGCCCACGGTGCTGAACCTGACGAACCACACGTACTGGAATCTCGCGGGCGACGACAGCGGCAGCGCGCTCGGGCAGGTGCTGCGGATCTCGGCCGGGCGGATCACCCCGGCGGACGCGGAGTCGCTGCCGACGGGCGAGTTCCTGCCGGTGGACGGGACGCGGTTCGACTTCCGCGAGCCGAAGCCGGTCGGTGCGGGCTACGACCACAACTTCGTGCTGGACGGGGCCGGACCGGGCCCGGTGGCCGAGCTGTACGACGCGGCGTCGGGGCGCGTCCTGACCGTCAGCACGACGGAGCCGGGGATGCAGTTGTACACGGCGGACCACTTCGACGGGTGGCCGTTCGGCCCGTGCGCCGGGATCGCGCTGGAGACCCAGCACTTCCCGGACTCCCCGAACCGGCCCGAGTTCCCGAGCACGGTGCTTCGGCCGGGCGAGGAGTACGTGTCCACGACCGTGTACGGATTCGCGGTGCGCTGA